Below is a genomic region from Deferribacterota bacterium.
CTTTGTTATTGCCGATGTTAGTGTACTCTTACCATGATCTACGTGTCCTATTGTACCTACATTCACATGTGGTTTTTTCCTCTCATATTTTGCCTTAGCCATAGGTTGCCTCCTGTATAATTAAACTTTTGTTTTTAATATTTCCTCTACAACATTTGTAGGAACTTCTTCATAATGATCAAATATCATAGTATATGTAGCTCTTCCTTGCGTCATTGATCTCAAATCTGTTGCATATCCAAACATTTCTTTCAATGGTACAAATGATCTAACTACTTGTACAGAACCTCTAGGATTCATACCCAATATTTTGCCTCTTCTAGAGCTCAAATCCCCCATTACATCACCTAGATATTCTTCTGGAACAACAACTTCTATTCTCATAATAGGTTCAAGTAAGACAGCACCTGCTTTATCCATAGCTTCTTTAAAGGCCATTGAACCAGCTATTTTAAAAGCCATTTCTGAGGAATCAACCTCGTGATAACTTCCGTCAAGAAGTGTAACCTTTACATCAACAACAGGAAAACCTGCTACATTCCCTATCTCCATAGATTCTTTAATACCCTTTTCAATTGCTGGTATAAATTCCTTAGGTATGGCACCACCTACAATCTTATTTACAAATTCATAGCCTTTACCTCTTTCTAAGGGCTCTATTTCTATAATACAGTGCCCGTACTGACCACGACCACCTGATTGTCTGATATATTTACCTTCAGATTTTGCCCTCCTCTTAACCGTTTCTCTGTAAGATACTTGCGGTTTACCTATATTAGCACCAACTTTAAATTCTCTAATCAATCTATCAGCTATGATCTCTAAATGCAACTCACCCATACCTGATATTATCGTTTGACCTGTCTCATCATCTATTTTTACCTTGAAAGAAGGATCCTCCATAGCTAGCCTATTTAGAGCCAATGACAATTTATCTTGATCAGCTTTTGTTTTAGGTTCTATTGCAAAGGATATTACAGGCTCTGGAAACTCCATTGATTCTAATAATATTGGGTGATTACTGTCACAAAGGGTATCCCCTGTTATTGTATATTTTAAACCAACAGCAGCACAAATATCCCCTGTATAAATTTCTTCTATCTCTTCTCTTTTGTTGGCGTGCATCTTTAATAATCTGCTAACTCTCTCTTTTTTATCTTTTGTAGAATTTAGCACATATGAACCAGCTGTTAAGTGCCCTGAATAAACCCTAAAATAAGTAAGCTGACCAACATAGGGGTCACTCTGCACCTTAAAAGCCAAAGCTGTAAATGACGCATTGTCATCAACTTTTACTTTAGTTTTTTCACCATTAACAGGGTTAATGCCTTCTAAAGGTGGCACATCAATAGGTGAAGGCATATAATCTCCAACAGCATCTAATAAAGGTTGTATACCCTTGTTTCTAAAAGCTGATCCGCATAAAACAGGAACTAATTGCAAATTTAATGTACATTTCCTTAAAGCATTTTTTATTTCACTCTCTGTTATTTCTTTGCCATCAAAATATTTATCCAACAATTCTTCATCATACTCACAAATAGCTTCAATCATTTTTGTTCTATATTCTTCTGCTTGATTTATATACTTATCTGAGATTTCTTGATATTGATATTTAGCGCCCAACTCATCACCACTCCAAACAATAGACTTCATCTTTATTAAATCTATAACACCTTCAAACTCACTTTCAGAGCCAAGTGGTAGTTGAATAGCAACTGGATTCGCACCCAAGCGTTCTTTGATCATAGTAATAACGTTAAAGAAATCTGCACCCACTCTATCCATTTTGTTAACAAAAGCAATTCTTGGCACATGGTATTTATCAGCCTGTCTCCAAACAGTTTCAGACTGGGGTTCCACACCTCCAACAGCGCAAAATACAGCTATTGCTCCATCTAAAACTTTTAATGATCTTTCAACCTCTATGGTAAAATCAACGTGCCCTGGTGTATCAATAATATTTATTCTATATTCATTCCAAAAACACTGAGTAGCTGCCGATGTTATTGTAATGCCCCTTTCTCTTTCTTGTTCCATCCAATCCATCGTTGCTGTGCCTTCATGAACTTCTCCAATTTTATAATTTATACCTGTATAGAAAAGAATCCTCTCTGTAGTTGTAGTTTTACCCGCATCAATATGTGCCATTATTCCAATATTTCTATGTTTTTCTATTGGATGCAACCTAGCCACTATAAAACCCCCTTACCATCTAAAATGTGCAAAAGCTCTATTTGCTTCAGCCATTCTATGAGTATCCTCTTTTTTCTTGTGTGCCAAACCTTTTTGCGTTGAAGCATCTATTAATTCGTTTGCTAATTTTTCAACCATTGTAAATTCTCGCCTTTGTCTCGCATATTTTATCAACCATCTAATACTTAAGGCAATACCTCTTTCCTCTCTAACTTCCATCGGGACTTGATATGTCGCCCCCCCGACCCTTCTTGGCCTTACTTCTAATATTGGCCTTACATTATTTATTGCTTCCTTAAACAACTC
It encodes:
- a CDS encoding GTP-binding protein: MAKAKYERKKPHVNVGTIGHVDHGKSTLTSAITK
- the fusA gene encoding elongation factor G, coding for MARLHPIEKHRNIGIMAHIDAGKTTTTERILFYTGINYKIGEVHEGTATMDWMEQERERGITITSAATQCFWNEYRINIIDTPGHVDFTIEVERSLKVLDGAIAVFCAVGGVEPQSETVWRQADKYHVPRIAFVNKMDRVGADFFNVITMIKERLGANPVAIQLPLGSESEFEGVIDLIKMKSIVWSGDELGAKYQYQEISDKYINQAEEYRTKMIEAICEYDEELLDKYFDGKEITESEIKNALRKCTLNLQLVPVLCGSAFRNKGIQPLLDAVGDYMPSPIDVPPLEGINPVNGEKTKVKVDDNASFTALAFKVQSDPYVGQLTYFRVYSGHLTAGSYVLNSTKDKKERVSRLLKMHANKREEIEEIYTGDICAAVGLKYTITGDTLCDSNHPILLESMEFPEPVISFAIEPKTKADQDKLSLALNRLAMEDPSFKVKIDDETGQTIISGMGELHLEIIADRLIREFKVGANIGKPQVSYRETVKRRAKSEGKYIRQSGGRGQYGHCIIEIEPLERGKGYEFVNKIVGGAIPKEFIPAIEKGIKESMEIGNVAGFPVVDVKVTLLDGSYHEVDSSEMAFKIAGSMAFKEAMDKAGAVLLEPIMRIEVVVPEEYLGDVMGDLSSRRGKILGMNPRGSVQVVRSFVPLKEMFGYATDLRSMTQGRATYTMIFDHYEEVPTNVVEEILKTKV
- the rpsG gene encoding 30S ribosomal protein S7, which codes for MSRRGIKEKRSILPDPVFGDVYVAKFINRMMVDGKKTKAENIFYSVLETIKDKTGKDGLELFKEAINNVRPILEVRPRRVGGATYQVPMEVREERGIALSIRWLIKYARQRREFTMVEKLANELIDASTQKGLAHKKKEDTHRMAEANRAFAHFRW